The Thaumasiovibrio subtropicus genome window below encodes:
- a CDS encoding efflux RND transporter permease subunit, with amino-acid sequence MTIAAYSIKNRVISWVLFLLLLIGGSISFTGLGQLEFPEFPIPQAMINTVYPGASPEQVEEEVTLPIERAILELEYVKHIDSNTTAGMSQIMVELHERYPGDAQPQIWDELRRKVNDVQAELPPGVYPSQVIDDFSDVYGILFNLSSDDYSFREMENYADFLQRELLAVEGVKKVNIAGTVTEQVVIEVSQQDMHALGIDPSWILNIISSQNVVSNAGSLYVQGQSIRIHPTGEFNDIDDLASLIISPPGSNQLIRLGDIADIRRQFDETPTNLYRSNGKPALSLGISFAKGVNVVDVGIAVDAKLAELESARPIGMEMNKVYDQPTIVDHSVEDFLISLAQAVGIVIVVLLFAMGLRSGILMGGILLLTILGTFIGMNVLSIEIQIISLGALIIALGMLVDNAIVITEGVLVGLKRGMTKLDAINLVVKQNQWPLLGATVIAIIAFAPIGLSPDSTGDFLGSLFQVLLISLLLSWIVALTLTPFFCELMFKEEINEGGEAEDPYRGLFFSLYRGFLTVALRHRVAVTLLTLAMLVASVIGFGSVRQAFFPPSNTPMFYVDVWMQQGTDIRQNQATMVDLEGLASEFEGVENVTTVMGMGAQRFILTYAPEKVYPSFAQLIIEATDVESIENMLPGMQTAFSKAYPDIEFKFKLMDLGPAPAAKVEARFYGPDPEVLRQLASQAVEIMENEPQATAIRHSWREKTNVIRPTLDEAAARRAGISKQALDNTLLVNFTGQQVGVFRDGSHILPMVMRAPDAERLDANRINELQIWSQERNAWIPLEQVVTGFDVESENSLIVRRDFKRVISVMSDVRPFSDDTSDSLRNAIKDEIEAITLPDGYSFEWGGEYETQQSATASLFTFLPMGYLAMFLITVFLFNTIRQPLAIWFTVPLAIIGVTAGLLLLNIPFSFTALLGLLSLSGMIVKNGIVLVEQINVEIDEGQSIHDAIVLASVSRVRPVCMAALTTMLGMIPLVFDAFFQSMAVTIIFGLGFATVLTLIVLPVVYSLLYRVSYK; translated from the coding sequence ATGACAATCGCGGCGTATTCAATCAAAAATAGAGTCATTAGCTGGGTGCTGTTTTTATTGCTACTCATTGGTGGTTCTATTTCATTTACTGGTTTAGGGCAGTTAGAGTTTCCTGAGTTTCCTATTCCTCAAGCGATGATTAACACCGTCTATCCGGGGGCCTCGCCGGAGCAAGTCGAGGAAGAAGTTACTTTGCCGATTGAGCGTGCCATCTTGGAATTAGAGTATGTGAAGCATATTGATTCCAATACCACAGCAGGCATGTCACAAATCATGGTGGAGCTTCATGAACGTTATCCTGGCGATGCGCAACCGCAAATCTGGGATGAGCTAAGACGTAAGGTCAATGATGTCCAAGCGGAGTTGCCGCCGGGTGTTTACCCTTCGCAAGTGATCGATGATTTTAGTGATGTTTACGGCATTCTTTTTAACCTCAGTAGCGATGATTACAGCTTCCGTGAGATGGAAAACTACGCTGATTTCCTGCAACGCGAGTTACTTGCTGTTGAGGGCGTTAAAAAGGTCAATATCGCTGGCACCGTGACTGAGCAAGTGGTGATTGAGGTTTCTCAGCAAGATATGCATGCACTTGGCATTGATCCGAGCTGGATACTGAACATTATCTCTAGTCAAAATGTTGTCTCGAATGCGGGTTCGCTTTACGTGCAAGGGCAATCGATCCGTATTCATCCCACCGGTGAGTTTAATGACATCGACGATCTGGCGTCGCTGATCATTAGCCCGCCCGGCAGCAATCAGTTGATTCGTCTTGGTGATATTGCTGATATTCGTCGTCAGTTTGATGAGACACCGACAAACCTCTATCGAAGCAATGGTAAACCTGCGCTATCTCTGGGTATCTCCTTTGCCAAAGGTGTCAATGTGGTTGATGTCGGGATCGCCGTTGACGCGAAACTCGCAGAACTGGAATCTGCACGCCCGATCGGCATGGAAATGAACAAAGTTTACGACCAACCGACCATCGTTGATCACTCTGTGGAAGACTTCCTGATCAGCCTTGCGCAAGCGGTGGGTATTGTTATCGTTGTGCTGTTGTTCGCGATGGGATTGCGTTCCGGTATCCTGATGGGCGGCATCTTACTTTTAACAATCCTCGGTACCTTCATTGGTATGAATGTGCTGTCGATAGAGATCCAGATTATTTCGCTTGGCGCGCTGATTATTGCACTGGGTATGCTGGTTGATAACGCGATTGTTATTACCGAGGGTGTCCTTGTTGGTTTGAAGCGAGGGATGACCAAACTCGATGCGATTAATCTTGTTGTGAAACAGAACCAATGGCCTTTACTCGGGGCGACAGTGATCGCGATTATCGCTTTTGCGCCAATTGGCTTGTCGCCAGATTCTACTGGGGATTTTCTGGGGTCGCTCTTCCAAGTCTTGCTCATCTCTCTGCTGCTAAGTTGGATTGTTGCACTCACATTAACGCCATTCTTCTGTGAACTGATGTTTAAAGAAGAGATTAATGAAGGTGGAGAAGCAGAAGATCCGTACCGTGGTCTGTTCTTTAGCCTTTATCGTGGTTTCTTGACCGTTGCGCTTCGTCACCGTGTCGCAGTGACATTACTGACGCTAGCCATGCTTGTTGCTTCTGTTATTGGTTTTGGCTCTGTACGTCAGGCATTCTTCCCGCCTTCTAATACGCCCATGTTCTACGTGGATGTGTGGATGCAACAAGGGACGGATATTCGTCAAAACCAAGCGACCATGGTGGATCTTGAAGGTTTAGCGAGTGAATTTGAAGGGGTTGAGAACGTCACAACGGTGATGGGGATGGGTGCACAACGCTTCATTTTGACCTATGCGCCGGAAAAAGTGTATCCAAGCTTTGCTCAATTGATCATTGAGGCAACGGATGTTGAAAGCATTGAAAACATGCTACCTGGCATGCAAACCGCGTTCTCAAAAGCGTATCCGGATATTGAGTTTAAGTTTAAGTTGATGGATTTAGGCCCAGCACCGGCGGCTAAAGTTGAAGCACGGTTTTACGGGCCAGATCCAGAGGTCTTGCGTCAATTGGCATCGCAAGCGGTAGAAATTATGGAAAACGAACCGCAAGCGACAGCGATTCGCCATTCATGGCGTGAGAAAACCAATGTCATTCGCCCGACGTTAGATGAGGCCGCAGCCCGTAGAGCGGGGATCAGCAAACAAGCGCTTGATAATACCTTGTTGGTCAACTTCACTGGTCAGCAAGTGGGTGTGTTCCGTGATGGTAGCCATATCTTACCTATGGTGATGCGAGCCCCAGATGCAGAGCGCTTAGATGCGAATAGAATCAATGAGTTGCAGATTTGGTCTCAAGAGCGAAATGCGTGGATACCGCTGGAACAAGTTGTCACAGGGTTTGATGTTGAAAGTGAAAACTCGCTCATTGTTCGTCGTGATTTTAAACGCGTTATCTCTGTGATGTCTGACGTGCGCCCATTCAGCGATGATACGTCTGATTCACTTCGAAATGCGATAAAAGATGAGATTGAGGCGATTACGTTGCCTGATGGCTACAGCTTTGAATGGGGTGGAGAGTACGAGACGCAGCAATCAGCGACAGCAAGCTTGTTCACGTTTTTGCCGATGGGCTATTTAGCTATGTTCCTGATCACGGTTTTCTTGTTCAACACCATACGTCAACCACTCGCGATATGGTTTACAGTGCCATTGGCGATCATTGGTGTCACTGCTGGGTTGCTATTGCTGAACATTCCATTCTCTTTCACTGCATTACTTGGCTTACTCAGCTTGTCAGGCATGATAGTGAAAAATGGCATTGTTCTGGTTGAGCAGATTAATGTGGAAATCGATGAAGGGCAGAGTATTCACGATGCCATTGTCTTAGCCAGTGTGAGTCGTGTTCGACCGGTTTGTATGGCGGCATTGACGACCATGTTGGGTATGATTCCGTTGGTCTTTGATGCTTTCTTCCAGTCGATGGCCGTGACCATCATATTTGGCCTTGGCTTTGCTACGGTATTAACCTTGATTGTACTGCCTGTGGTTTACTCATTATTGTACCGAGTCAGTTACAAATAG
- a CDS encoding efflux RND transporter periplasmic adaptor subunit → MAALTGCQDEEAETVVAAEVIRPVKLFTVPDSAETNLRRFPANVLASEEAVVSFRVPGEIVSFPVKPADAVEEGQLLARLDDRDFKTELMLRRTDYELALRDFDRVKKLREKQVLSQSDYDNAQARVKSAKAALKLAQDRLADTVLVAPFSGRIAQTAVENFQYIQPQQTILVLQDNNTLDISIQLPESILNQVDQTKVDQAYRPLVTFAGNETSYPVTYKQHTTQATPGTQAYEVVFSLDVPDDGQTIYPGMGATLHMDMHKILPHLVDEETYLLPVTAVLVNDATGTAQVWVYRDGAVTPVDVSKQGVSADGISVSGALQPGDQLVMAGLNQLRPGMKVKPLERERGL, encoded by the coding sequence GTGGCAGCTCTAACGGGATGCCAAGATGAAGAGGCCGAAACTGTCGTCGCTGCTGAGGTCATTCGTCCGGTTAAGCTATTTACAGTACCCGACTCTGCGGAGACCAACTTGCGCCGCTTTCCGGCAAACGTTTTAGCAAGTGAAGAGGCAGTAGTCTCTTTCCGCGTACCCGGTGAAATTGTCTCTTTCCCTGTCAAACCTGCTGATGCGGTTGAAGAGGGCCAGTTGCTGGCGAGGTTGGATGATCGCGACTTTAAAACGGAGTTAATGCTACGTCGGACAGACTACGAGTTAGCATTACGTGACTTTGATCGGGTTAAGAAGCTGCGCGAGAAGCAAGTGCTCTCTCAATCTGACTACGATAACGCCCAAGCCCGGGTCAAGTCGGCAAAAGCGGCATTGAAACTTGCCCAAGATCGTTTGGCCGATACTGTGTTAGTGGCACCCTTCTCGGGACGCATCGCGCAAACGGCGGTAGAGAATTTTCAATACATTCAGCCACAACAGACCATTCTCGTGTTGCAAGACAACAACACGCTGGACATTAGCATTCAATTGCCTGAATCGATTCTTAACCAAGTTGATCAAACCAAAGTTGACCAAGCATACCGCCCACTGGTGACATTTGCGGGTAACGAGACGAGTTATCCCGTGACTTACAAGCAGCATACCACCCAAGCGACACCCGGTACGCAAGCCTATGAAGTTGTCTTCTCGCTCGATGTACCTGATGACGGCCAGACCATCTATCCAGGCATGGGTGCGACGCTGCACATGGATATGCATAAGATTTTGCCGCATCTTGTGGATGAAGAAACTTACCTGCTACCTGTAACGGCGGTATTAGTGAATGATGCCACGGGGACTGCGCAAGTTTGGGTCTATCGCGATGGGGCAGTCACGCCAGTTGATGTGAGTAAACAAGGTGTAAGTGCGGATGGGATCTCGGTATCTGGTGCGTTGCAGCCAGGCGATCAGCTAGTGATGGCAGGACTAAATCAACTCCGCCCGGGCATGAAAGTGAAACCGCTAGAACGTGAGCGAGGATTGTAA
- a CDS encoding TetR/AcrR family transcriptional regulator yields MSRQQKRLQREREIVHATMKLLNDQGFLDLKMADVAKVSECSMGVVYSHFASKEDLLLGCAIDLVSKKQRFLVHLNQMDVSADMYIALLPVLIWEYNELHPGQYEIMPMACMPSVWKRAASARVDALAKIGADTEAMVLPRLEQIFTERGHLNVNCAYFTTGLMGLTMGIYDIENSGFGLIDVSESESCQTQPMFINLLNFLKGWGIELALSEQDWQLVKVIANDLIAEVDREWEAALES; encoded by the coding sequence ATGAGCCGACAGCAAAAGCGCTTACAACGAGAAAGAGAGATCGTCCACGCCACGATGAAATTGTTAAATGATCAAGGGTTTCTTGATCTCAAAATGGCCGACGTTGCCAAGGTCAGTGAATGCTCAATGGGGGTTGTGTATTCACATTTCGCGAGTAAAGAAGATTTACTGCTGGGTTGTGCGATTGATTTAGTGTCGAAAAAACAGCGCTTTTTGGTTCATCTAAACCAAATGGATGTCAGTGCTGATATGTATATTGCTCTGTTGCCCGTATTGATTTGGGAGTACAACGAACTGCACCCTGGGCAATATGAAATTATGCCGATGGCGTGCATGCCTTCTGTTTGGAAGAGAGCAGCGTCTGCGCGCGTAGACGCGCTGGCAAAGATTGGCGCAGATACGGAAGCGATGGTATTGCCGCGACTAGAGCAAATTTTCACTGAGAGGGGCCACCTTAATGTCAACTGTGCCTATTTCACGACGGGCTTGATGGGGTTGACCATGGGAATTTATGACATTGAAAACTCAGGTTTTGGCTTGATTGATGTGTCGGAAAGTGAAAGTTGTCAGACCCAGCCGATGTTTATCAACCTTTTGAATTTTCTAAAAGGGTGGGGGATTGAGCTCGCGTTAAGCGAGCAGGATTGGCAGTTGGTAAAGGTGATTGCTAACGATCTCATCGCCGAAGTCGATCGTGAATGGGAAGCGGCTTTAGAAAGCTAA
- the mgtE gene encoding magnesium transporter, which yields MMEILHNDPRLIVTDDEQVYMASQPADIANRFNQMSRNDVIELFTQLSIKYQVEVVSHLSERNQIALATRLPRYRLASIVSAMDSDDRADFFNRMPEDAQQQLLPALAYAEREDIRLLSSYAEGTAGSIMTSDYAFLAPDLSPMEAINTLRRIAPDAETVYHAYIVDETRKLIGTVSLRDLILAAPSQTLRQLMVTDVISVTCDTDKEKVSQIVAHYDLMAVPVTNQEQQLLGIITHDDILDVVQEEATEDMHKAANIGKLTTSLKDASAALLYKKRVVWLVLLVFGNIFSGAGIAHFEDVITSYVALVFFLPLLIDSGGNAGSQSATLMVRALATGEVELKDWSKMLGREVFVSMGLGLSMAAAVYSLGFYRGGPEIALVVGVSMIAIVMVGSLVGTMLPFVLHHLKLDPASASAPMITSIADISGVLIYFAIASSMLSL from the coding sequence ATGATGGAAATTTTACATAATGACCCTCGCCTCATCGTCACCGATGATGAGCAAGTTTATATGGCTAGCCAGCCTGCGGATATTGCCAATCGCTTCAATCAGATGTCACGTAACGATGTGATTGAGCTCTTCACTCAGCTTTCGATTAAATACCAAGTCGAAGTTGTGAGTCATCTATCCGAGCGCAATCAAATCGCTTTAGCAACTCGTTTGCCACGTTATCGTCTTGCGTCAATCGTTTCTGCGATGGACTCGGATGATCGTGCTGACTTCTTCAATCGCATGCCAGAAGATGCGCAACAGCAACTCTTACCTGCGCTTGCCTATGCCGAGCGCGAGGATATTCGCTTACTCTCTTCCTACGCTGAAGGGACTGCTGGCTCAATCATGACATCGGACTATGCCTTTCTTGCCCCAGATTTAAGCCCGATGGAAGCCATTAACACACTCAGGCGTATCGCGCCGGATGCCGAAACGGTTTATCACGCCTATATCGTCGATGAAACGCGTAAGCTCATCGGTACGGTTTCGCTGCGCGATCTTATTCTCGCCGCCCCGAGCCAAACACTTCGTCAACTGATGGTGACAGACGTCATTTCAGTCACTTGCGATACCGATAAAGAGAAAGTCAGCCAAATTGTTGCTCACTACGATCTCATGGCCGTCCCTGTCACCAATCAAGAGCAGCAATTATTGGGTATTATTACCCACGATGACATCCTTGATGTCGTTCAGGAAGAAGCCACCGAGGATATGCACAAAGCGGCAAATATCGGTAAGTTAACCACAAGCTTAAAAGATGCGTCCGCAGCGCTTCTCTATAAAAAGCGCGTGGTTTGGCTGGTATTACTGGTTTTCGGGAACATTTTTTCTGGCGCAGGCATCGCACATTTTGAAGATGTCATCACTTCGTATGTGGCATTGGTCTTTTTCTTACCGCTATTGATTGATAGTGGCGGTAATGCGGGATCACAGTCTGCAACACTCATGGTGCGCGCACTCGCAACAGGCGAGGTAGAACTCAAAGACTGGAGTAAAATGCTTGGCAGAGAAGTCTTTGTCTCCATGGGGCTAGGCTTAAGTATGGCTGCGGCAGTTTACTCTCTCGGCTTCTATCGCGGGGGCCCAGAGATTGCCCTTGTGGTCGGTGTCAGTATGATTGCCATTGTGATGGTCGGAAGCTTGGTGGGTACCATGCTACCCTTTGTTCTCCATCACCTGAAGCTAGACCCTGCTTCGGCCAGCGCGCCCATGATTACCTCTATCGCCGATATCAGTGGTGTACTCATCTATTTCGCCATTGCTTCAAGCATGCTAAGCCTCTAG
- a CDS encoding GGDEF domain-containing protein, which yields MDDKVIRSIIEITEQRSSDSLGYCVVATLAEMLPVSAITLYRFDGTHYLQSISLSISEDHLGRRRQTWHHEPQYYDYIEELTISKLSNVPKLIRHSATSFHYFYPIPLDNEHFAMLYLHLCEPTEPFTMLIEGFAKIYENYLRILDESERDKLTGLYNRKTIEDKLQDDFIRYEADGRINDLQSCWLVILDIDHFKRVNDNFGHLIGDEVLLIFSQQLKLHFTADDKIFRFGGEEFLVILSPSTCEEAAMKINEFRKHIESFTFPQVERITVSCGFAKISTKDYLPIILDNADKALYHAKNKGRNRFYCYEELLNDGTLVEDDSDSDFELF from the coding sequence ATGGACGATAAAGTCATACGTTCCATCATCGAAATCACAGAGCAGCGTAGCTCTGACTCCCTTGGTTATTGTGTTGTCGCGACCTTAGCAGAAATGCTTCCAGTATCCGCGATAACACTCTATCGCTTTGATGGTACACATTATCTCCAATCTATAAGCTTATCGATAAGCGAAGATCACCTTGGTCGTCGAAGACAGACATGGCACCATGAACCTCAGTACTACGACTATATAGAAGAGCTCACCATCAGTAAGCTGTCTAACGTCCCGAAGCTAATTCGCCATTCCGCAACCTCTTTCCACTACTTTTATCCAATCCCGTTGGATAACGAGCATTTTGCCATGCTCTACCTACATCTGTGTGAGCCCACAGAGCCGTTTACCATGTTGATCGAAGGTTTTGCGAAAATCTACGAGAACTACCTGCGCATACTCGATGAAAGTGAACGCGATAAGTTAACGGGGCTCTACAACCGCAAAACAATCGAGGATAAACTGCAAGACGACTTCATTCGTTACGAAGCTGATGGAAGGATCAATGATCTCCAATCTTGTTGGCTCGTCATTTTAGATATTGACCACTTTAAACGTGTTAACGATAACTTTGGGCACCTCATCGGCGATGAAGTGCTATTGATTTTTTCGCAACAACTCAAACTTCACTTCACCGCTGACGACAAAATATTTCGATTCGGCGGTGAAGAGTTTTTAGTGATCCTTTCTCCTTCGACCTGTGAAGAAGCGGCAATGAAAATCAATGAGTTTCGTAAACACATTGAAAGTTTCACCTTCCCTCAAGTCGAACGAATTACGGTAAGCTGCGGCTTTGCAAAAATATCGACAAAAGATTACTTGCCCATCATTCTAGATAACGCTGACAAAGCTCTTTATCATGCAAAAAACAAAGGAAGGAACCGGTTTTATTGCTATGAAGAGTTACTCAACGACGGAACGCTAGTTGAGGATGACAGTGATAGCGACTTTGAGTTATTTTAA
- a CDS encoding methyl-accepting chemotaxis protein codes for MKSRSIKTVILSILAIAVVAVSITASFTLFTLNRNLDQFSLLLDNEIRAERSVERINVEFKRQVQEWKNVLLRGHDKEQRDKYWNRFLKQENVIQSLAADTIPLLDQQPSLQQQVQRFVAAHQEMGQAYRIGFQAFVDADFSHTVGDKAVKGIDREPSQLLEETSDAISQLAIENSSQLSTGSAQLLKITMMILVGIGILILLGAAAIMSRVIIDPLIKTAEQIDQLSHGNFDVNVDDKAQGEIGSLNQSIAALSKQLTVLMGTMSQTASNLQSTAQTMAEHASQQADVSLTQKEHSEQAAAAVEEMAYSAGLVSNSAELTATATENTRSSASQGLTQMQQVSTLIHHLKSDMADAGAAVTELSDQAARVNEVMTVIRSIAEQTNLLALNAAIEAARAGEHGRGFAVVADEVRALAQKTQSSTEEIEEILAAVKQGSESSVATMSQGSSRTDEVVTHIDNLAERWGILANDITQVRDQNAEVATAATEQSTVTSDIARIISGLHESAEEQQKQSIAGQEVSHSLATLADELTTKISQFSR; via the coding sequence ATGAAGAGTCGTAGTATCAAAACGGTGATTTTATCCATCCTCGCCATCGCCGTGGTTGCAGTCAGCATTACCGCCAGTTTTACTTTGTTTACCCTGAACAGGAATCTCGATCAGTTCTCTCTATTGCTAGACAACGAGATTCGCGCTGAGCGATCTGTTGAGAGGATCAACGTAGAGTTCAAACGCCAAGTTCAAGAATGGAAAAATGTGCTACTCCGAGGTCACGATAAAGAACAACGAGATAAATACTGGAATCGGTTTCTTAAACAAGAAAACGTCATTCAATCACTCGCAGCAGATACCATTCCGCTACTAGACCAACAGCCCAGTCTGCAACAGCAGGTGCAACGCTTTGTCGCAGCCCATCAGGAGATGGGACAAGCTTACCGGATAGGCTTTCAAGCTTTCGTTGATGCCGACTTTTCCCATACGGTTGGCGACAAAGCCGTTAAAGGTATTGATCGTGAACCCTCACAACTCTTAGAAGAGACCAGTGACGCCATCAGCCAACTAGCGATAGAGAACAGCAGCCAACTGTCTACGGGTTCAGCACAACTCCTCAAGATCACCATGATGATCCTAGTCGGCATTGGCATTCTTATCTTACTCGGTGCTGCTGCTATCATGTCACGCGTTATCATCGATCCGCTCATCAAAACCGCAGAGCAAATCGATCAGTTGTCTCATGGTAACTTCGACGTCAATGTTGACGACAAGGCGCAAGGTGAAATTGGCTCGCTCAACCAGTCTATTGCGGCACTCAGCAAGCAACTGACAGTGCTGATGGGCACCATGAGCCAAACCGCTTCTAACTTGCAATCTACCGCGCAAACGATGGCAGAGCACGCGAGCCAACAAGCGGATGTCTCGCTAACCCAGAAAGAGCATTCTGAACAAGCCGCTGCCGCTGTTGAAGAGATGGCATATTCAGCAGGTTTAGTCTCTAACAGCGCCGAGCTCACCGCCACAGCAACTGAGAATACGCGTTCAAGTGCAAGCCAAGGCCTCACCCAGATGCAACAAGTATCTACCTTGATTCATCACTTAAAGAGTGACATGGCTGATGCCGGTGCTGCGGTCACTGAACTCTCAGACCAAGCCGCTCGGGTCAATGAAGTCATGACGGTAATACGCAGTATCGCAGAACAAACCAACTTGCTCGCCTTAAACGCTGCTATTGAGGCTGCCCGCGCTGGCGAACATGGCAGAGGCTTTGCTGTTGTGGCTGACGAAGTACGCGCGCTGGCGCAAAAAACCCAATCGTCCACAGAGGAAATTGAAGAGATACTGGCTGCGGTGAAACAAGGCAGTGAATCCAGTGTGGCAACGATGAGCCAAGGCAGTAGCCGAACCGATGAGGTTGTCACTCATATCGACAACTTGGCCGAACGCTGGGGCATCCTCGCAAACGATATTACGCAAGTGCGCGACCAAAATGCGGAAGTGGCGACAGCTGCCACAGAGCAGTCAACCGTCACCAGTGATATCGCAAGAATAATCTCAGGTTTGCATGAATCCGCCGAAGAGCAGCAAAAGCAATCTATCGCTGGTCAGGAAGTCAGCCACTCACTCGCGACTCTCGCAGATGAATTGACAACGAAAATTAGTCAGTTCAGCCGCTAA
- a CDS encoding efflux RND transporter periplasmic adaptor subunit — MSLWQRISQRPWIFSVIIFSALCLWLFSAPNQAETETQQPSQLDVPLANVKVETFTSQPVTRTVALYGRTAPDRSATLGAEVSGRVESRLVRKGEAVKAGQPLVQLDKADREIQLRRAQALVEVRQKEYNAAKSLRSRGLQGEVALSQAEANLIEAKASLRNVTLALENTVIKAPFDGIVQTMHVQKGDFLGVGDPVALIVDLDPLVIYADVSERHIHRINEGQSASVRLIDGKTYDATLRYQSAVSSEQTNTFALELSLPNPEMQLAAGISAEVELNLESRTAMKLAPSMLALNELGDLGVKTITEKQIDNESQHYVSFTVIDVVKVEPDGVWLAGLGDQADIITVGQGFVREGDQVIVTRTK, encoded by the coding sequence ATGTCTTTATGGCAACGAATATCGCAACGACCATGGATCTTCTCCGTAATCATTTTTTCTGCACTTTGCTTGTGGCTGTTTAGCGCGCCTAACCAAGCAGAGACGGAAACCCAACAACCAAGCCAACTTGACGTGCCGCTCGCTAACGTAAAAGTTGAGACCTTTACTTCACAACCCGTCACTCGTACCGTTGCCCTCTACGGGCGTACTGCCCCTGATCGTTCTGCAACACTTGGGGCAGAAGTCTCAGGACGCGTTGAATCGCGCCTTGTACGTAAGGGAGAAGCGGTCAAAGCAGGCCAACCCCTCGTACAACTCGACAAAGCTGACCGCGAAATTCAACTTCGTCGCGCGCAAGCGTTAGTAGAGGTACGCCAGAAAGAGTACAACGCTGCCAAATCGCTACGTTCTCGTGGCCTTCAAGGCGAAGTGGCACTGAGCCAAGCAGAGGCGAATCTCATTGAAGCAAAAGCCAGCTTACGCAATGTCACGTTAGCGCTTGAGAACACCGTTATCAAAGCGCCATTCGATGGCATTGTTCAAACCATGCATGTCCAAAAAGGTGACTTTCTCGGCGTGGGTGATCCTGTCGCCTTAATCGTTGATCTCGATCCGCTGGTCATTTATGCCGATGTTAGCGAGCGCCATATCCATCGCATTAACGAAGGTCAAAGCGCCTCTGTTCGTTTAATCGATGGCAAGACGTATGACGCAACGCTCCGCTACCAATCCGCGGTATCTTCAGAGCAAACCAACACCTTTGCCCTCGAACTCTCACTGCCTAACCCAGAAATGCAATTGGCGGCGGGTATCAGCGCGGAAGTGGAACTTAACCTTGAATCTCGTACCGCAATGAAGCTTGCGCCATCAATGCTGGCATTGAATGAGCTCGGCGACCTCGGAGTAAAAACCATCACTGAGAAGCAAATCGACAACGAATCACAGCATTATGTCTCTTTTACTGTCATTGACGTTGTCAAAGTAGAACCCGATGGTGTGTGGCTAGCGGGTCTTGGCGATCAAGCAGATATCATCACCGTTGGGCAAGGTTTTGTCCGTGAAGGTGACCAAGTGATCGTAACGAGGACGAAGTAA